CGTGGTCGAGCAGATAGTTCTCCAGCCCCTGCCACAGCTGCTTGCCCTGGTTGAAGACATCCGCCTGCGGGGCGGCGTTCGTGTAGTGAAAGGTGTCCTCATTGGCCTGGTTCGCCTCCGCGGCCGTACCCCACACGGGGTCGAGCCGGCGCACCAGATGTCCCCTGTCCAGGGAGTTGTCGCGGTACACGTCATTGCCCGTCTGATGGGCCTCGTCCAGCCGCGGATCGAACTGCCAGCCGCTCTCCCGTGGCACGTTCTCCAGCAGACGCCGACCGTCGATACAGACCGCGGTGGCCGCCGCCATCCGCCGGTCCGGGCGCAGCACCACGGTGAAGTGGGTGTAGGGCAGCACCACCGTCTCCACCTCGGGACGGCTGGGCACCGGCAGCGGTACCGGAACCCCGAGGAAGTGCTCGTCATAGCCCGCACGGTCCACCAAAGGAGGCCGGGAAGCGGTCCCGGCCGTCGCGCCCGCGGCCCGTGGGGAGTCTGATGGGATCATGGGATTAGCGCTTCCCGGTGGTGCGGAGCGCCGATCGGTGCCCACCTCGAAGCCACTCGAACAGCCGCCCGCCCCGGCACCGCTCCGCCTGCGGCGGGACCGTTCAGACGGTGGCGCGCGGCACCGCGTCCGGACGCCGGCGGGCCACGCGGGCCGGATCCCGTATACCGGGGCCTCAGTCGGCGGGGTAGATGTCTCCGCTGGCCATACCGCTTTCCTGCTCGCTCTGGGACCGGAGCCTGCGCGCCTTCTCCTGAAGCCGCTTCCGCTCCTCCGGGTCGGCGGCCCGCTCCGCGGCCGCCTGCAGTTCCTGGGCCTTGTCCCGCATCTGCTGGATGCGTGCGCGTGATTCTCCTGATGCGCTCATGATCTGTCCTTGAACGGTGAATGGAGAGCTGCATTTACCAGCCTAATCAGGGTCGACGGCCCTTGGCACTCGGGCGTCACGCTCCGTACGGGCGGGTGTCCGGGCGTAATTCCCGGAGCGGAACAAGCATCGCGGGCGCCCCTTTTTCCGGGTGCGCGGAACCGGACCGGTCCGGCCGGAACGTGACCGCCGGCCGCGGCACGCCCGGGTATACCGGCGTGTCTCCACCGGATGGCCTTCCTGAATGGCGAGGGCGGCCCGTAGGGACGTTGGCTGAAGCACAGCACGCTCAAAGTCCGCCGAGTGTCAGCGCTTCTGGTGTTTGACGCTCCCCTCGTTCAGTGGAGTCCCTCCATGTCATCCGAACCAGCTCTTTGTGGGGGCGACGCCGAACTGTCCTCGACAGAACCCGGCGAGCACTTTCCGCCCATGACCCCTGAGAAAAACTCGGCCCGCACACTTCTGTGGGAGGCAGTCACCCATCGGCCCTTGGAGGAAGTCGCTGCCCTTGTGGAACGGCTCAAGCGCAGTGGCGACGTTCCCAACCCCGGCGACGAAGCCCTGCGCATGGCGGTCGTTTCCCGTCCGGTGAGCGAGGTCGCCGCGCTCTTCGACATGCTCAGCGCCACCCCGCACACCGCGGAATCGAGCCATGAGGCCCTGTGCGCGGTGGCCGTCGACCGGCCCGTGGAGGAGGTCGCGCAGCTGATCGAGCTGTTCGACCGGACGAACGGCGGCGGCGAGATCCACGGCCTCATGGATCCCTTCCCGCCCGGCCCCGGCGGATACGGCGGTCCCGGCGGCCAAGGCGGTCCCGTTGACCCCGTCGAACCGGAGCGCACCGCGTCCATGCACGTCCTCGACCCCGATGTCCGCCCTCTGGGCCGCGACGGGCAGCCGCTGTACACCGCGCAGAACGAGTCCGCGATGCACCAGCAGCCGAGCCGTCCCCCCTGGGCCCAGCGGCCCGCCGGCGCCATGCCGCAGGGCGGTCCGCGCTGGGCGCCCGCGGACGAGGCGCCCCGTCAGCCGGGCTACGCGGTCCCCGGCGTGCTGCGGTCCGTACTGCGCTGGCCCGCGGCCCTGGCCCTCGCACTGTGTGGGCTGAGCCATCTGCCGGTGAACACCTCGCACATGCAGGGCGCCCAGGCGGCCGCCGGGCTCTCGATGGCCATCGCCATCGTCTACCTGCTGCTGGCCGGCTGGCTGGCGATGCACGACACCGCCCTGGTCTGGACGGTGAGCGCCGCCGCGGCGATGATCATCATCGCGCTGCACGCCCTGTCCCGGGCCGGGGTCTTCGCCCCGCTGGGCAGCGGCTTGGGCGACACGGGCATGTGGCCCGAACTTCTCGCGGTGGGGCTGGCGATCGTCAGCGCCGGGTTCGCGGGTGCGGCGCTGCTCTACCGCCCGCGCCGTATGGGCACGGCCGCCGCGTAACCGCCGACGGCACAGCGGCCGCCAAGGGCGCGGGCCGGGACCCAGGTCAGGGTCCCGGCCCGCGCCCTTGGCGTGTGCGTCAGCCGCGCGGAGCGTCCGTAACACCCGGCAGGCTGCCCTCCGTACGAGCCACGTGGTCAGGAACGCCGTGGTCAGGAACGTCCCGCCGCCCCCGCGTTGGCGTTCGGCCTCCGCCCGGGCGTGTTCCCGCCCCCGGGACCACCCGTGTCCCCACCGGGGCCGCACCGGGCGTTCATTCCCTGGCCGAGCTCCGGCGCAGCACCCAGGTGGGCAGCGCGAACCAGCAGAGGATGAACCAGCCGACGAGCCCGCTGACGATCCAGGGGACGGCGGAGTCGTCCATCGCGATGCGCAGGATCAGCAGCAGGGCGGAGGCGACCGTCGCCAGCAGGAGCACGATCCCGACCATGGACAGGCGCGAGGCCCAGAGCACCGTCTCCGGCTTCAGCCGGTGACCGGTGACCAGCCGGTGGAAGGTCACCGTCCCGATCAGCGCGCCGGTCGTGGCCGCCCCCAGCAGGACCGTCACCACGTAGATGGTCTGGTCGGTCTGTCCGAGCGTGGCGAAGCGCGGGGTGAAGACGACGGTGAGCAGAAACCCGAAGAGGATCTGCACACCGGTCTGTATGACCCGCACCTCCTGCAGCAAGTCGTTCCACCGCCGGTCGGCACGCTCTTCCGGCGACTCATGACGCCCCTGCGACGTCTCACGGGGGCCCAGCGCGTTCACCTGGACTCCCGCTCCTTCTTGCCGGTACGGAACGCCAGCTCGTTGTTCTCCACCTCCACGCGCACCTCGTCACCGGACGACAGCGCACCGTCGAGCAGCAGCCGCGAGAGCATGTTGTCGATCTCGCGCTGAATGGTGCGCCGCAGCGGCCGGGCCCCGTATTCGGGCTGGTGGCCGCGGTGGGTGAGCCAGTCCACGGCACCGGGGGAGAAGTCCACGGCGATGTCCTGGGCATGCAGCCTGCGGCGGGTCCCGTCGAGCAGGAGCCCGGTGATCTGGCGCAGCTGGTCGTCGGTGAGCCGGCGGAAGACGATGATCTCGTCGAGCCGGTTCAGGAACTCCGGGCGGAAGTGTTCGCGCAAGGAGCTCAGCGCCCGTTCCCGCGCGCCGTCGCCGGCCTCCGCCCCCGAGATGTCCGGTCCGAAACCGAGCACTCCCCGGCCGCCGCTGAGCGCATCGGAGCCGAGGTTGCTGGTCATCACGATGACGGTGTTCTTGAAGTCGACCGTGCGGCCCTGGGAGTCGGTCAGATGCCCGTCGTCGAGGACCTGGAGCAGCATGTTGAAGACATCGGGGTGCGCCTTCTCCACCTCGTCGAGCAGCAGCAGCGAATACGGGTGGTGGCGCACCGCCTCGGTCAGCTGGCCCGCGTCCTCGTGGCCGACGTACCCGGGCGGCGCACCCACCAGCCGGCTGACGGTGTGCCGCTCCTGATACTCACTCATGTCCAGCCGCACCATGCGCTCCTCGCTGCCGAAGAGCGCCTCGGCCAGCGCGCGGGCCAGTTCGGTCTTGCCCACACCGGTCGGGCCGAGGAAGAGGAAGCTGCCGATCGGGCGCTCGGGGTCGGCGAGTCCGGCCCGCGAACGCAGGATCGCGTCGGAGACGGCCGTGACCGCGTCGTCCTGTCCGATCACCCGGGTGTGCAGCCGCTCCTCCAGCCCGAGCAGCCGCTCCTTCTCCTCCTGGGTCAGACTGCTCACGGGCACACCCGTCTGCCGCGACACGATCTCCGCGAGGTCCTCCGCGGTGACCTGCACGATGTGGCAGTCGTTCGGCGGCTCCGCCTGGCCGGCCTCGATCCGTGCGGTGAGGTCGGCGATCCGGTCCCGCAGCTCGGTGGCCCGTTCGTACTGCTCCGAGGCGACCGCCTGGTCCTTGTCCCTGACCAGCTGCTCCACCTCGCGTTCCAGATCGCGTATGTCGGTGGCCTTGGCGCCCGAACGGAGCCGGACCCGGGCGCCCGCCTGGTCGATCAGGTCGATCGCCTTGTCGGGGAGGAATCGGTGGGCGATGTAGCGGTCCGAGAGCTCGACCGCCGCCAGCAGCGCCTCCTTGGTGTAGCGCACCTGGTGATGGGCTTCGTAGCGGTCCTGCAGCCCGCGCAGGATCTCCACGGTGTCGGAGACGCTCGGCTCGGGCACGAGGATGGGCTGGAAGCGACGGGCGAGCGCGGCGTCCTTCTCTATGTGCCGCCGGTACTCCTCCAGGGTGGTGGCGCCGATGACATGCAGTTCCCCGCGCGCGAGGGCGGGCTTGAGCATATTGCTCGCCTCCAGGGAACCGCCGTCCCCGCTGCCGCCGCCGGCTCCGACGACCGTGTGGAGCTCATCGATGAAGACGATCAGCGAGTCGGAGTGCGCGCGGACCTCCTCGATGATGGCGTTCATCCGCTCCTCGAAGTCGCCGCGGTAGCGGGTGCCGGCGAGGACGGCCGTCAGGTCCAGCGCGACCACGCGCCGCCCCGCGAGGGTTTCGGGGACGTCCCCGTCGGCGAGGCGCTGGGCCAGGCCCTCCACGATCGCGGTCTTTCCGACCCCCGCGTCGCCGACCAGCACCGGATTGTTCTTCCCCCGGCGGGAGAGCACCTCGATGGTCTGCTCGATCTCCTCCGCACGGCCGATGACCGGGTCGATCCGGCCCGCGCGGCCCAGGTCGGTCAGATCGCGGCTGTATTTGTCGAGCGTCGGGGTGTCGTGCTTGGGTGCGGCGCCGTGCTCGGTGCCCGGGTGCGTGGCGCCGGGGCCGCCTTGCGGGGCGGCCTGCGGCTCGAAGTGGGCGAGGTTCAGAATGCGCCCCGCCGCCGAGTCCGGATTGGCCGCCAGGGCGTCCAGCACATGCTCCGGGCCGATGTACGAGGCGCCGTTGTCCCGCGCCAGCTCGTGCGCGCTCAGCAAGGCCCGCTTGACCGCGGGCGTCACGGCGACGCTGGCCTGTTTCGGGCCCGAGCCGGCGGCGCGGTCGATCTCGGCCGCCAGCGCGTCGGGGTCCGCCCCCGCGTGCTGGAGCATGCTGCGGGTCGGTTCGGCCGCCAGGGCGGCCCGCAGGAGGTGCTCGGTGCCGAGCTCGGGACTGCCGTGCTCGGCGGCGTAGGCCGCTGCGGAGGTCACCAGATCCCGGGCGGGGGCGCTCATCATGCGTGCGATGTCCGCCTGCCGGGGCATGGGCTGCCCCTGCTCACCACCCGTGGACTGCGCGGAACCGAAGAAGCGCGCGAGGAAGTCACCGAACGGGTCCGGGCCGTAACCCTCCGGACCCATGAATCCATTGCTCATGTGTGTCCGTTCCGCTGTCACGGCGGTACCGCGACATGCTGCCTTGTCGGGTGCCTTGTGCTGTTGCCTGGTGCTCCTGCCCTGCCGGGTGCCCGGAAGACGCGACACGACACGTCGTACGCGACTCCACTGCTTCAGGATCAGGGCCCGCAACTCCATCCGCACCCGGGCAGCCGGAGCCGGGCACACCCCGTCCCGCTCCAGACGTCCGGCCCGGCGCGCACCACGGCACCGGACGGGGGAGGGCCGCGGCGGAAGTGGTCTGCGGGGCGGGCGGCGGAGGCGTCACATCTCCTTGTGGATACGGGTCAGATCGGCGGTGAGGGCGTCGAGCCAGATCACGGAGTCGAGCAGCAGCGCGGCGGAGACCGCGCGGGTCTCCGTGTCGGGGCTGTCGCGCGGGATGGCCGGGGTGACCGCCAACAGGGCGCGGATGTCGAGTGGTTGAGGATGGTCCCGGGGCGTGCCGCGGTCCGTGCAGAGGTGCCGGGCGAGGGACCGGTAGTCGGCCGCCGTCCGGTCGGCGGCGTGGCGCAGCCAGGTGCCGACGTCCTGCGAGGCGATCCGGCCGGGACGGTCGGGCAGCAGCCGCTCACCGCGCCGCGCGTCCTTCCCGGCCACCAGCAGCGCGGGCCAGTCCGGCTGCGGAGTGTCCTCCCGAGGCTCGGACTGGTACTGGGCCAGGCTCTCCTGCGCGAGGCCGAGGGCGCGGTTGAGAGCGAAGATATCGGTGCTGCCGGAGCGTTCGACGACCCGTGCGGTGGTGTATCCGATGGCGTCGGCGATGGCCGAGCACAGCCCCGCCATGCTTCTGCGCACCTCGCTGCCGGCACCCCGTGGCCAGGCCACCAGCCCGCAGGCCAGCCCGATGAGGCTGCCGACCAGCACATCCACCAGCCGGACCGGGGCCAGCTGCCAGGTGACGGGGGAGACCTGAGCAAACAGCGTGGCCACGACCAGGGTGAAGCCGCCCTGCGCCCAGGCCAGCCCGCGCAACGGCCCCGCGATGAACGCCACCAGCATGACCACCGGCAGCACGACGGCGTACACCGTGTCCCGGTCGTGGACCAGCGCCAGCATCCCGCCCGCCAGCACCGCACCGACCAGCGTGCCGGTGAGCGCCTGCCGGACCGCGGACCAGGTCTCCAGACTGGTCGTACGGGTCAGGGTGAGCGTGGCGAGCAGGACCCAGAAGCCGTGCTGCAGGTCGAGGAGTCCGGCGATGGCCCGGGCCGCGGCCAGCCCGAGCGCGAACCGGCAGGCGTTCTGGAAGATCACCGAGCGGGGTGTGAGGTGCATGGTCAGCCGCTGCCACCACAGCTCCGGGAAGCGGACCCGCGCGTAGGCGAAGGTGTGCCCGGCGGGGTTCCGTTCGACGGTACGGTCGCCCAGCATCAGCCGGGTGGCCAGGACGAGGACGACGGCGCAGTCGGCGGCCTGCACCACCTGGGACCGGCGGCGCAGATAGACCAGCCGGTCGTCGGTGCCGAGCCGTTCCAGGGTGTCCACGGCGCGGTGGGCGCGGACCGGGGCAAGCTCTTCCTGGAGGGCCGAGGCGGACGGTCCCGCGCCGGGCCGCAGCCGCTTCCCCTGCCGCAGTGCGTCCGCCGCCCCGCGGGCGGCGGCGCTGATGCCCTCCAGCAGCACCACCGTCTCCGGGTGGTACTTCTGGTGCTGCCCGGCCCCGGTGTGCAGGTCGTCCAGCCGGGACAGCAGGGTGCGGACGGCTTCGGCGGCGTGCGCCATGGCCTTGTGCGGGAGGGTGGGGGACGCGGGCCGGTCGGCGGGCGGCACACAGGTGGGACGGAGCGCCTCCCCTGCCGTGTGCGCCTGGGCGAGCGCCTGTACGGGCGGGGGCCCGCCGTGGTGGTCGGCCAGGCGCGCGGCCGCGTCGGCGGCGTCGGCCAGCAGCCGGCGGAAGGACGGGGTGTCCGGTTCGGGCATCAGGAAGCGCTGGGCCAGTGCCAGCAGGACCGCTCCCAGCAGGAAGCCGGACAGCCGCTGGCCCAGGAAGTCCGGGGCGTACGGCGGGAAACACGGCAGGATGTAGAGCAGCTGCATCCCGGGTGCCGCCCCGGCGATCCGCGGGCCGGTGGTGCCCGCGTACGCCACCACGAAGCCGATGACGAGCATGCCGACGACGGCCGCCCAGGTCTGGACGGCCAGCAGCGTGCCCAGCGTGACCAGCACGAGCCCGGCGGGGATCGCGGTGAGCACGGTCGTGGCGCGCTGCCGCCCGGATCCGGGAATCCGGGCGAGCGCACCGAGCGACACCACGGTGAAGGTGGCGTAGACGGACATGACGGTCAGGCCGAGCCCGTAGCGGCAGAGATAGAAGGCGGCACAGGAGGCGGTCGTCACCCGGACCGCGTTGCCGACCACCGTGCGGTGCCCCTGCAGTCCGTGTTTGCCGTGCTCCAGCAGGTAGCGCAGCCTGCGCAGCCCGGCCTTGACGGGCCCGCCGGCCGCACGCCGCGGCCCGGACCCCGGAGAAGCTCCCTGCGGAGGGCTCACCTTTCCACTATTGGCCAGCGGGTCCCGGTCCGCACCCGCCGCCCGGCCGCCCCGGACTCCGCGAACGGCCGCGCCTCGACCGCCCCCTGCTGCGGCGCGGCGCCGAGTGACGCCTGCCACGCGCACGTCCCTGCCCGCCGGCGCCCCGGCCCACGCCGAGGCCACCTCCCGGAGGTGTTTCCAACCGACATACCTCTAGCAGGAATGCCAAGAAGCAGAACGGGAGTTGGCGCTGAGCGGCCGGGCGGGGGACCGGCGCGGACCGTAGGATGCGCGACGTGACGGAGATGAGGACGGGCGCCACGGACACCGGCGATGCCGAGCGACCGGCGCTGCCGGCGACCAGTTGGGCGGTGCTCGGGCTGCTCTCCTTCGGTGAGGAGCTGTCCGGCTACGACCTCAAGAAATGGTCCGACTGGTCGCTGCGCCTCTTCTACTGGAGTCCGTCCTTCAGCCAGATCTACGGTGAGCTGAAGCGTCTGGAGAAGGTCGGTTACGTCACCTCGCGGATGGTGGCCCAGGAGACCGGCAACCGCGACAAGCGGGTGTACGTGATCACCGACGCGGGGATGGCGGCGGTCCGTCACTGGGCGCGCGAGGCGCCCGTGGAGCCCCCCGTCCTCAAACACGGCGTGATGCTGCGGATGTGGCTGGGCCATCTGCTGGAGACCGACCGGATGCGGGAGGTGCTGGGCCGGCACCGGGAGTACGCGGAGACCATGCGGCAGCGCGCCGAGGTGGACGTCGAGGACGCCTGCGGCGAGGAGGCCTGGGCCTACCCCGCACTCGTCCTGAAGTGGTCGGAGCGCTACTACGCCTCCGAACGGGACCTGGCCGATGCCATGCTGGCCGACCTGGACGAGCGGGACCGCCGGCGCCTGTAGGGCGCGGGTCCATCGATCGGTCAGTGGCCATGGCGGCCTTGGCCTTGGCTGCCGCTTTGGCTGCCGCCGTGGTCGCCACCGCCGGGAAAGCCACTCATTGAGCCGATCTCGGCAGCGATCCTGCGCCCCTCGCTCCGAGGCGCGGCCCGATTGTCAGAGCCCTGTGGAACACTCCCGTCACCGTTCGAGAAACGGACCGAACAAGCGCTAGACCAAGGGGGATTGGCTTCATGGGCGTGAGCATCGGCTTCATCAGTGCGACAACGGAGGAGCTGGACAGGGCGGAGAAGGACCCGAGTTGGGCCGACGACTACGTCTTCACGCTGTACGCCGACGATGACTTCCCGAGGCCGGACCGTCCCTACGGTGGTCCGGACAAGGCATGGGCCGGCCTCCAGTTCCTGCTCGACGAGACGGATGTGCGGCTCGACTTCCTGATGGACGGGTTCCCGATCCTGGAGGACGGCAGCCTGTTCGGATGGTCTGCGGAGCAGATCGAGAGCGTGGCCCGGCAACTGCAGGCGACCCCGTGGGAGCAGTTGGCGGCCCACTACGCCCCGGAGAAGATGACGAAGGAGGACGTGTACCCCAACATGTGGAGGTTCGACGCCGAGGGCGAGCTGGAGTGGCTCGAGCGCGCCTACGAGGAACTCGTCCCCTTCTTCGTCAAGGCGGCCGACGGTGGCTATGGGGCCTTTATGACCTTCAGCTTCTAGAGGGAGACGCCCCCTTGGCGGGTGTCAGCCGGTGAGGACGCGGGCGCGGCAGTCGGCCGGGCTGCCCCAGGCGTCCCGGAGTGGGCGGGCCTTGCGGATCCACAGTGAGAGGTCCAGTTCCTCCGTGTATCCGAGGGCGCCGTGCAGTTGGAGTGCCGTGCGTGCCGCGCCATGGCCGGCCTCGCCCGCCGCGACCTTCGCCGCCGCCACCTCCCGGCCCGCCGAGGGGGCTCCCGCGGCCACCGCCAGGGCCGCCGCATGCACCAGCGGCTGGGCGAACTCCAGCGCGATGAGGGTGTCCGCCAGCCGGTGCTTGACCGCCTGGAACGAGCCGATGGGCACCCGGAACTGGGTGCGCTGCTTGACGTAGGACACCGTCGCCGCCAGCAGGGCGCGGCCGAGGCCGAGGGACTGCGCGGCGGTGGCCAGCCGTGCGACCTCGATGGCGTGCGCGGCGGCCGCGGTCACCGCGGGGCCCCGGGCCACCACCGTGCCGCCGAGCGGGCGGGCCACCCGCCGGGCCGGATCGAGGGTGGTCTGCACCGGCCCGTGGGTGTCCGTACGGCACACCGTGTCGCCCCGCACGACGAGGACGGCGTCGGCGGCGTCCGCGTCCAGGGCGTATGGGCCCGCCCCGGCGCACAGGCTGAGGACG
This genomic stretch from Streptomyces nigrescens harbors:
- a CDS encoding DUF6328 family protein → MNALGPRETSQGRHESPEERADRRWNDLLQEVRVIQTGVQILFGFLLTVVFTPRFATLGQTDQTIYVVTVLLGAATTGALIGTVTFHRLVTGHRLKPETVLWASRLSMVGIVLLLATVASALLLILRIAMDDSAVPWIVSGLVGWFILCWFALPTWVLRRSSARE
- a CDS encoding DNA/RNA non-specific endonuclease, producing MDRAGYDEHFLGVPVPLPVPSRPEVETVVLPYTHFTVVLRPDRRMAAATAVCIDGRRLLENVPRESGWQFDPRLDEAHQTGNDVYRDNSLDRGHLVRRLDPVWGTAAEANQANEDTFHYTNAAPQADVFNQGKQLWQGLENYLLDHAADFDRKLAVLTGPVLHDSDPPYRGVQVPLRFWKVAAFLQDGALAATAYVLDQSPDLTRDAERALAGAQAGAPPPLGAFRTFQVPVKDVAELTSLDLGPLPAVDLMPVVLAPAERWKRLASYDDIMLQRG
- a CDS encoding ATP-dependent Clp protease ATP-binding subunit, translating into MSNGFMGPEGYGPDPFGDFLARFFGSAQSTGGEQGQPMPRQADIARMMSAPARDLVTSAAAYAAEHGSPELGTEHLLRAALAAEPTRSMLQHAGADPDALAAEIDRAAGSGPKQASVAVTPAVKRALLSAHELARDNGASYIGPEHVLDALAANPDSAAGRILNLAHFEPQAAPQGGPGATHPGTEHGAAPKHDTPTLDKYSRDLTDLGRAGRIDPVIGRAEEIEQTIEVLSRRGKNNPVLVGDAGVGKTAIVEGLAQRLADGDVPETLAGRRVVALDLTAVLAGTRYRGDFEERMNAIIEEVRAHSDSLIVFIDELHTVVGAGGGSGDGGSLEASNMLKPALARGELHVIGATTLEEYRRHIEKDAALARRFQPILVPEPSVSDTVEILRGLQDRYEAHHQVRYTKEALLAAVELSDRYIAHRFLPDKAIDLIDQAGARVRLRSGAKATDIRDLEREVEQLVRDKDQAVASEQYERATELRDRIADLTARIEAGQAEPPNDCHIVQVTAEDLAEIVSRQTGVPVSSLTQEEKERLLGLEERLHTRVIGQDDAVTAVSDAILRSRAGLADPERPIGSFLFLGPTGVGKTELARALAEALFGSEERMVRLDMSEYQERHTVSRLVGAPPGYVGHEDAGQLTEAVRHHPYSLLLLDEVEKAHPDVFNMLLQVLDDGHLTDSQGRTVDFKNTVIVMTSNLGSDALSGGRGVLGFGPDISGAEAGDGARERALSSLREHFRPEFLNRLDEIIVFRRLTDDQLRQITGLLLDGTRRRLHAQDIAVDFSPGAVDWLTHRGHQPEYGARPLRRTIQREIDNMLSRLLLDGALSSGDEVRVEVENNELAFRTGKKERESR
- a CDS encoding PadR family transcriptional regulator, whose protein sequence is MRTGATDTGDAERPALPATSWAVLGLLSFGEELSGYDLKKWSDWSLRLFYWSPSFSQIYGELKRLEKVGYVTSRMVAQETGNRDKRVYVITDAGMAAVRHWAREAPVEPPVLKHGVMLRMWLGHLLETDRMREVLGRHREYAETMRQRAEVDVEDACGEEAWAYPALVLKWSERYYASERDLADAMLADLDERDRRRL
- a CDS encoding FUSC family protein, whose amino-acid sequence is MSPPQGASPGSGPRRAAGGPVKAGLRRLRYLLEHGKHGLQGHRTVVGNAVRVTTASCAAFYLCRYGLGLTVMSVYATFTVVSLGALARIPGSGRQRATTVLTAIPAGLVLVTLGTLLAVQTWAAVVGMLVIGFVVAYAGTTGPRIAGAAPGMQLLYILPCFPPYAPDFLGQRLSGFLLGAVLLALAQRFLMPEPDTPSFRRLLADAADAAARLADHHGGPPPVQALAQAHTAGEALRPTCVPPADRPASPTLPHKAMAHAAEAVRTLLSRLDDLHTGAGQHQKYHPETVVLLEGISAAARGAADALRQGKRLRPGAGPSASALQEELAPVRAHRAVDTLERLGTDDRLVYLRRRSQVVQAADCAVVLVLATRLMLGDRTVERNPAGHTFAYARVRFPELWWQRLTMHLTPRSVIFQNACRFALGLAAARAIAGLLDLQHGFWVLLATLTLTRTTSLETWSAVRQALTGTLVGAVLAGGMLALVHDRDTVYAVVLPVVMLVAFIAGPLRGLAWAQGGFTLVVATLFAQVSPVTWQLAPVRLVDVLVGSLIGLACGLVAWPRGAGSEVRRSMAGLCSAIADAIGYTTARVVERSGSTDIFALNRALGLAQESLAQYQSEPREDTPQPDWPALLVAGKDARRGERLLPDRPGRIASQDVGTWLRHAADRTAADYRSLARHLCTDRGTPRDHPQPLDIRALLAVTPAIPRDSPDTETRAVSAALLLDSVIWLDALTADLTRIHKEM
- a CDS encoding YfbM family protein, coding for MGVSIGFISATTEELDRAEKDPSWADDYVFTLYADDDFPRPDRPYGGPDKAWAGLQFLLDETDVRLDFLMDGFPILEDGSLFGWSAEQIESVARQLQATPWEQLAAHYAPEKMTKEDVYPNMWRFDAEGELEWLERAYEELVPFFVKAADGGYGAFMTFSF
- a CDS encoding acyl-CoA dehydrogenase family protein, which produces MRFLLTDEQRDFARALDGMLGASGTPAVVRAWAAGEHKPGRALWARLAEAGVFGLAVPERHGGAGLLPVELALSFTELGRHAVPGPLVETVAAAAFLERLGSDSLAGEWLPRIAAGEAVLSLCAGAGPYALDADAADAVLVVRGDTVCRTDTHGPVQTTLDPARRVARPLGGTVVARGPAVTAAAAHAIEVARLATAAQSLGLGRALLAATVSYVKQRTQFRVPIGSFQAVKHRLADTLIALEFAQPLVHAAALAVAAGAPSAGREVAAAKVAAGEAGHGAARTALQLHGALGYTEELDLSLWIRKARPLRDAWGSPADCRARVLTG
- a CDS encoding DUF6381 family protein, coding for MSASGESRARIQQMRDKAQELQAAAERAADPEERKRLQEKARRLRSQSEQESGMASGDIYPAD